From Stenotrophomonas maltophilia, a single genomic window includes:
- a CDS encoding AI-2E family transporter, giving the protein MQDALVVQPKPPVPRIAAWLMMLLGMWLALKLGLVVTLLSGLLVFQLTHLLASTVEGRLPPGRARAIAVIVLSAVIISALVLAGIGVASFFRNETGGPDALLARLMEILNSSRHQVPALLQPYIPEDMPALRAALNDWAAEHQRQLGVAGTSVVQVGVRVLIGMVLGAMIALYDELPLPKMGPLAQELIGRTSRLATAFRQVVFAQVKISLLNTVFTAIFLLGVLPLFGVHLPLSKTLVLITFIAGLLPVVGNIISNTIITIVALSVSFYVAVAALLYLIVIHKLEYFLNARIVGGEIQARAWELLLAMLVMEAAFGLPGLVAAPVFYAYVKRELVDQRWI; this is encoded by the coding sequence ATGCAAGACGCCCTTGTTGTGCAGCCCAAGCCCCCCGTTCCGCGGATCGCGGCCTGGCTGATGATGCTGCTGGGCATGTGGCTGGCGCTGAAGCTGGGGCTGGTGGTGACGCTGCTGTCGGGCCTGCTGGTGTTCCAGCTGACCCACCTGCTGGCCTCCACCGTGGAAGGCCGGTTGCCACCGGGGCGGGCACGGGCGATCGCGGTGATCGTGCTGTCGGCGGTCATCATCAGCGCGCTGGTACTGGCCGGGATCGGCGTGGCCTCGTTCTTCCGCAACGAGACCGGCGGGCCGGACGCGCTGCTGGCACGGCTGATGGAGATCCTCAATTCGTCGCGGCACCAGGTGCCGGCGCTGTTGCAGCCCTACATTCCCGAAGACATGCCGGCGCTGCGCGCAGCGCTGAACGACTGGGCCGCCGAGCACCAGCGCCAGCTGGGCGTGGCCGGTACCTCGGTGGTACAGGTGGGCGTGCGCGTGCTGATCGGCATGGTGCTGGGCGCGATGATCGCGCTGTATGACGAACTGCCGCTACCGAAGATGGGGCCGCTGGCGCAGGAACTGATCGGCCGCACCAGCCGCCTGGCTACTGCGTTCCGCCAGGTGGTGTTCGCGCAGGTGAAGATCTCGCTGCTCAACACCGTGTTCACCGCGATTTTCCTGCTGGGTGTGCTGCCCTTGTTCGGCGTGCACCTGCCGTTGTCGAAGACGCTGGTGCTGATCACCTTCATCGCCGGCCTGCTGCCGGTGGTGGGCAACATCATCTCCAACACCATCATCACCATCGTCGCGTTGTCGGTGTCGTTCTACGTGGCGGTGGCGGCGCTGCTGTACCTGATCGTCATCCACAAGCTGGAATATTTCCTCAACGCGCGCATCGTCGGCGGCGAGATCCAGGCGCGCGCCTGGGAACTGCTGCTGGCCATGCTGGTGATGGAGGCGGCGTTCGGCCTGCCGGGGCTGGTGGCCGCGCCGGTGTTCTACGCCTATGTGAAGCGGGAACTGGTGGATCAACGCTGGATCTGA
- a CDS encoding GGDEF domain-containing protein, which yields MAGKVSPIGLRTWVWILAGLFVVCTLPLMVIALVQGTMRYAAAEDNLVSLRQLRQTFDLANLVSSERGPANSLLGARADDSTEQARLAMQLAVVRRRVDAAMLQLDTAFKAHPGEVDAHAMLADAQRRLKSARASVDRVAAQPQDARRGEDVERAISSMFAVVDRLHLLTSAQINVLVRADREAAIPAMQGQVLIDLREHGGRLASNVMAPVAVPGAWRNEQVRAALQTEGRLLELWRLAGSHEAVFRSDPALSWHWDMARRQFFGESLPMVEQLIEGGRRGVPPPWTAAEFTRRYVPTLQSLEALRDGYLSVSIARFEHTRNRAAMRLAVLVATVVGTLLVLGVALRIAHVQILRPLLQAQRQVIQIASDAPGPEQHVTHPLAEMQRLFDAIEVLRETSRERSALTSELRQLAGTDELTGLLNRRALDQRVQQRHAEGAAAAVVILLDVDRFKSINDGHGHDAGDEVLVQVAQLLQRHLRRSDSIARYGGEEFLVLLADGDLDAGRRLAESLRLALQQLDIRVGGGTALRVTASFGVAEGGTDALGWRTLLRAADAAMYQAKAQGRDRVRVAGGGRASR from the coding sequence ATGGCCGGCAAGGTATCGCCCATCGGGTTGCGGACCTGGGTCTGGATCCTGGCGGGACTGTTCGTGGTCTGCACCCTGCCGCTGATGGTCATCGCCCTGGTCCAGGGCACGATGCGCTATGCCGCCGCCGAGGACAATCTGGTCAGCCTGCGCCAGCTGCGGCAGACGTTTGATCTGGCCAACCTGGTCTCCTCCGAACGTGGCCCGGCCAACAGCCTGCTGGGCGCGCGCGCGGACGACAGCACCGAGCAGGCGCGGCTGGCCATGCAGCTGGCCGTGGTGCGGCGGCGGGTCGACGCCGCCATGCTGCAGCTGGACACCGCGTTCAAGGCACATCCGGGCGAGGTGGATGCACATGCGATGCTGGCCGATGCGCAACGCCGCCTGAAGTCGGCACGTGCCAGCGTGGACCGGGTAGCGGCGCAGCCGCAGGACGCACGCCGGGGCGAAGACGTGGAGCGCGCGATCAGCAGCATGTTCGCGGTGGTCGACCGCCTGCACCTGCTGACGTCCGCACAGATCAACGTGCTGGTCCGCGCCGACCGCGAGGCTGCGATTCCGGCGATGCAGGGCCAGGTGCTGATCGACCTGCGCGAGCACGGCGGGCGTTTGGCGTCCAACGTGATGGCGCCGGTGGCGGTGCCGGGTGCGTGGCGCAACGAGCAGGTGCGCGCGGCGCTGCAGACCGAGGGCCGCCTGCTGGAGCTGTGGCGGCTGGCCGGCAGCCACGAGGCGGTGTTCCGCAGTGACCCGGCGTTGTCCTGGCACTGGGACATGGCGCGGCGGCAGTTTTTCGGTGAATCGCTGCCGATGGTCGAGCAGTTGATCGAAGGCGGTCGTCGTGGTGTACCTCCGCCGTGGACCGCTGCCGAGTTCACCCGGCGCTATGTGCCGACGCTGCAGTCGCTGGAGGCGCTGCGCGATGGCTACCTGAGTGTGTCCATTGCCCGCTTCGAACATACCCGCAACCGCGCCGCCATGCGCCTGGCGGTACTGGTGGCGACGGTCGTGGGTACGCTGCTGGTGCTGGGCGTGGCCCTGCGCATTGCCCATGTGCAGATCCTGCGGCCCCTGCTGCAGGCGCAGCGGCAGGTGATCCAGATCGCCTCCGACGCGCCGGGGCCGGAGCAGCACGTCACCCATCCGCTGGCGGAAATGCAGCGCCTGTTCGATGCGATCGAGGTCCTGCGCGAAACCTCGCGCGAACGCTCGGCGCTGACCAGCGAGCTGCGGCAGCTGGCGGGCACCGATGAACTGACCGGGCTGTTGAACCGCCGCGCGCTGGACCAACGGGTGCAGCAGCGCCATGCCGAGGGCGCAGCGGCGGCGGTGGTGATCCTGCTGGACGTGGACCGCTTCAAGTCGATCAATGATGGCCATGGGCATGATGCCGGCGACGAGGTGCTGGTGCAGGTCGCGCAGCTCCTGCAGCGCCACCTGCGCCGCAGCGACAGCATCGCCCGCTACGGTGGCGAAGAGTTCCTGGTGCTGCTGGCCGATGGCGATCTGGATGCCGGTCGTCGGCTGGCCGAATCGCTGCGGTTGGCGCTGCAGCAGCTGGACATCAGAGTGGGGGGCGGCACAGCGCTGCGCGTGACCGCCAGCTTTGGCGTGGCCGAGGGCGGTACCGACGCACTGGGCTGGCGCACCCTGCTGCGCGCGGCCGATGCGGCGATGTACCAGGCCAAGGCGCAGGGCCGTGACCGTGTACGGGTTGCCGGTGGGGGACGCGCCTCACGTTGA
- a CDS encoding GNAT family N-acetyltransferase, with the protein MLDIPTLHTARLRLRPQQLDDFGIYAAFLASPRARGMGGPFDEVAAWGQFCHDLASWHLFGHGALMIERADTGACIGQVGINHGPLFPEKELGWLLYDGHEGQGFATEAAEALRDWAFVVAQLPTLVSYMAPDNLASQAVAQRLGGVLDAQAVRSDADDLVYRYLR; encoded by the coding sequence ATGCTCGATATTCCCACCCTGCACACCGCGCGGCTGCGGCTGCGTCCGCAACAGCTGGATGACTTCGGCATCTATGCGGCGTTCCTTGCGTCGCCGCGCGCGCGCGGCATGGGCGGTCCATTCGATGAGGTTGCCGCGTGGGGCCAGTTCTGCCATGACCTGGCGAGCTGGCATCTGTTCGGCCATGGTGCGTTGATGATCGAACGGGCCGACACCGGTGCCTGCATCGGCCAGGTGGGTATCAACCATGGCCCGCTGTTTCCGGAGAAGGAACTGGGTTGGCTACTGTATGACGGCCACGAAGGGCAGGGCTTCGCCACTGAAGCGGCCGAGGCACTGCGCGACTGGGCCTTCGTGGTGGCACAGCTGCCGACGCTGGTCAGCTACATGGCGCCCGACAACCTGGCATCGCAGGCCGTTGCGCAGCGGCTGGGCGGCGTGCTCGACGCCCAGGCCGTGCGCAGTGATGCCGATGACCTGGTCTATCGTTACCTGCGCTGA
- a CDS encoding LysR family transcriptional regulator, with translation MSAPTAINPALLPQLAWFAHIAHHRSFTKAAEEMGVSRPALSQSLKTLEKQLGVRLLHRTTREMSLTEEGQRLFDAVQPSLSIIDSAVRDLRASHDAPSGLLRINTARLTAKTLIEPHLPEFFARYPELRVELVMDDGLSSIVAEGCDAGIRLGERLAEGMIAVPVTPMLEMVVVASPAYLARHGTPSTPAELAGHECLGYRQTGSGTVYAWEFSTPGQHGHDFEVEPRGRYVTNDDEAMIRAALQGLGVMQHIDLSLQPMLADGRLLRLMPEWSAPFPGFYLYVPSREQMPPRVRALMEFLVEKREGVAKALGRPVQAPATGG, from the coding sequence ATGAGTGCCCCCACCGCGATCAACCCGGCCCTGCTGCCGCAGCTGGCCTGGTTTGCCCACATTGCCCACCATCGCAGCTTCACCAAGGCGGCCGAAGAGATGGGGGTCTCGCGCCCCGCGCTGTCGCAGAGCCTGAAGACGCTGGAGAAGCAACTGGGCGTGCGCCTTCTGCACCGGACCACCCGCGAGATGTCGCTGACCGAGGAAGGCCAGCGCCTGTTCGACGCAGTGCAGCCATCGCTGAGCATCATCGACAGCGCAGTACGCGACCTGCGCGCCAGCCATGACGCCCCCTCCGGCCTGCTGCGCATCAACACCGCACGCCTGACCGCCAAGACGCTGATCGAACCACACCTGCCTGAATTCTTCGCGCGCTACCCCGAGCTGCGCGTGGAGCTGGTGATGGACGATGGCCTGTCCAGCATCGTCGCCGAAGGCTGCGACGCCGGCATCCGGCTGGGGGAACGGCTGGCCGAAGGCATGATCGCCGTGCCGGTGACGCCGATGCTGGAAATGGTGGTGGTCGCCTCGCCGGCCTACCTGGCCCGGCATGGCACGCCCAGCACGCCCGCCGAACTGGCCGGGCATGAATGCCTGGGCTACCGCCAGACCGGCAGCGGCACGGTCTATGCCTGGGAGTTCAGCACGCCCGGCCAGCATGGACACGACTTTGAAGTGGAACCGCGCGGACGCTATGTCACCAATGATGACGAAGCCATGATCCGCGCCGCGCTGCAGGGACTGGGCGTGATGCAGCACATCGACCTGTCACTGCAGCCGATGCTGGCAGATGGGCGCCTGCTGCGGTTGATGCCGGAATGGTCCGCGCCGTTCCCCGGCTTCTACCTGTACGTGCCATCGCGTGAGCAGATGCCACCCCGCGTGCGCGCGCTGATGGAATTCCTGGTCGAGAAGCGCGAGGGCGTCGCCAAAGCGCTCGGCCGCCCCGTGCAGGCACCGGCCACCGGCGGCTAG
- a CDS encoding alpha/beta hydrolase: METVKIQNPDMAWHIAADLHFPPDFDPNRAYPTIISMHPIGSCKEQTSGNVYGEALAREGYVVIAYDASFQGASGGEPRRIEDPTQRVEDVRRVVDYLVTLPYVDAARIGVLGICGGGGYAINATMTERRIKAVTSITGVNFGRLSREGFGGFDPIGSLEAIAAQRTAEMRGGEARVDLFLPPSVEQGRAAGITDIDVLEATDYYRTRGPQPNGVVSALFSHRGAAVGWDAFHLAEVLLTQPLLVVIGDKPGAFGAYRDGLEIHGRAASKHKQLKVVEGGSHYDLYDQPEPVRQALAAVIPFFSQHL; this comes from the coding sequence ATGGAAACCGTCAAGATCCAGAACCCGGACATGGCCTGGCATATCGCTGCCGACCTGCACTTTCCGCCGGACTTCGACCCCAACCGGGCCTACCCCACGATCATCAGCATGCACCCGATCGGCAGCTGCAAGGAGCAGACGTCCGGCAACGTCTACGGTGAGGCGCTGGCCCGCGAGGGTTACGTGGTGATCGCCTACGACGCCAGCTTCCAGGGCGCCAGCGGGGGTGAACCGCGACGGATCGAAGACCCGACCCAGCGCGTGGAGGATGTACGCCGCGTGGTCGACTATCTGGTCACCCTGCCGTACGTGGACGCCGCACGCATCGGTGTGCTCGGCATCTGTGGTGGTGGTGGCTATGCGATCAACGCCACCATGACCGAGCGCCGCATCAAGGCGGTCACCAGCATCACCGGCGTCAACTTCGGCCGGCTCAGCCGCGAGGGCTTTGGCGGCTTCGATCCGATTGGTTCGCTGGAGGCCATCGCCGCACAGCGCACCGCCGAGATGCGTGGCGGCGAGGCACGCGTGGACCTGTTCCTGCCACCGTCGGTGGAGCAGGGGCGCGCTGCCGGCATCACCGATATCGACGTGCTGGAGGCCACGGACTACTACCGCACGCGCGGGCCGCAGCCCAACGGCGTGGTCAGCGCGCTGTTCTCGCATCGTGGTGCAGCGGTGGGCTGGGATGCCTTCCATCTGGCCGAAGTGCTGCTGACCCAGCCGCTGCTGGTGGTGATTGGTGACAAGCCGGGGGCGTTTGGTGCCTACCGCGATGGCCTGGAGATCCATGGCCGTGCGGCTTCGAAGCACAAGCAGCTGAAGGTGGTGGAGGGTGGGTCGCACTACGACCTGTATGACCAGCCGGAGCCGGTCCGGCAGGCACTGGCGGCGGTGATTCCGTTCTTCAGCCAGCATCTGTGA
- a CDS encoding DUF2975 domain-containing protein has translation MCWLGILAALLAVPLVAHDRRWLLDNVHDAAAAAAHGNDLFLHFCLGLGAIVVLLVLCLVFLRHLLRLLDSAAREQPFTHTNAQRLQRMAWLMLAMELLSILIGAYAAWMGPDFTWMEVGGGMSITGLVAVLMLFVLARVFAVGAAMRDDLDGLV, from the coding sequence ATGTGCTGGCTGGGCATCCTGGCCGCACTGCTGGCCGTTCCCCTCGTCGCCCACGACCGCCGCTGGCTGCTCGACAACGTGCATGATGCCGCTGCCGCGGCCGCGCACGGCAACGATCTGTTCCTGCATTTCTGCCTGGGGCTGGGCGCCATCGTCGTGCTGCTGGTGCTGTGCCTGGTGTTCCTGCGTCATCTGCTGCGGCTGCTGGACTCGGCGGCGCGCGAGCAGCCGTTCACCCACACCAATGCACAGCGCCTGCAGCGCATGGCGTGGTTGATGCTGGCGATGGAGCTGCTGTCGATCCTGATCGGTGCCTACGCGGCCTGGATGGGCCCGGACTTCACCTGGATGGAAGTCGGCGGTGGCATGTCGATCACCGGCCTGGTCGCGGTGCTGATGCTGTTCGTACTGGCACGCGTGTTTGCCGTAGGCGCGGCGATGCGCGATGACCTGGACGGTCTGGTCTGA
- a CDS encoding helix-turn-helix domain-containing protein has product MAIVITLDRMLQERGMTLSELAGRIDITLANLSILKTGKARAIRFSTLDAICRELQCTPGDLLGHDPAQAQDAD; this is encoded by the coding sequence ATGGCGATCGTCATCACCCTCGACCGCATGCTGCAGGAACGGGGCATGACCCTGTCCGAGCTGGCCGGGCGCATCGACATCACCCTGGCGAACCTGTCGATCCTGAAGACCGGCAAGGCACGCGCCATCCGCTTTTCCACCCTCGATGCGATCTGCCGCGAGCTGCAGTGCACGCCCGGCGACCTGCTCGGTCATGACCCGGCGCAGGCGCAGGATGCCGATTGA
- a CDS encoding TerC family protein yields MEWLADPSIWMGLATLVVLEIILGIDNLVFIAILADKLPPHQRDRARVIGLTLALLMRLVLLAALAWIMKLTEPLLTLFDHSFSGRDLILLGGGLFLLFKGTMELHERLEGREHHEDGKKVYASFAMVVAQIVVLDAVFSLDSVITAVGMVDNLGVMYAAVTIAMALMLVASKPLTRFVNKHPTVVVLCLGFLLMIGFSLVAEGLGYKIPKGYLYAAIAFSILVEAFNQWVRFNRERNERRQPFRQRTADAVLRMLGARPANGHDDESEDAHADAEERLQPAEHEMIRSVLGLADRPVSSVMTVRADVQWIDVARGQDDVVARLVASPHTRLLVGDGDLDSLRGVVQSRDLLADLLQGRPLQLEGNLREPQYVLSSASALQALELIRQHPVPLAVAVDEYGSVEGLVTANDLLAAIAGDLVDTQDERYGVVAQGEGQWEADGALTLDDLQRLAGVSLPRSADYMTISGLVLERLGRLPDIGDAVEIADVRITVLAMEKRRIARLRVERLPGA; encoded by the coding sequence ATGGAATGGTTGGCTGACCCCTCGATATGGATGGGCCTTGCAACCCTGGTCGTGCTGGAGATCATTCTCGGCATCGACAACCTGGTGTTCATCGCGATCCTGGCTGACAAGCTGCCGCCGCACCAGCGCGACCGCGCACGGGTGATCGGCCTCACCCTGGCCCTGTTGATGCGGCTGGTGCTGCTGGCGGCGCTGGCCTGGATCATGAAGCTGACCGAGCCGCTGCTTACGCTGTTCGATCACAGCTTCTCCGGGCGTGACCTGATCCTGCTGGGCGGTGGCCTGTTCCTGCTGTTCAAGGGCACGATGGAACTGCACGAACGGCTGGAAGGCCGCGAGCACCACGAGGATGGAAAGAAGGTCTATGCCAGCTTCGCGATGGTGGTGGCGCAGATCGTGGTGCTCGACGCAGTGTTCTCGCTGGACTCGGTGATCACCGCGGTCGGCATGGTCGACAACCTCGGCGTGATGTATGCCGCGGTGACCATCGCGATGGCGCTGATGCTGGTGGCCAGCAAGCCGCTGACCCGTTTCGTCAACAAGCATCCCACGGTGGTGGTGCTGTGCCTGGGCTTCCTGCTGATGATCGGCTTCAGCCTGGTGGCCGAGGGCCTGGGCTACAAGATCCCGAAGGGCTACCTGTACGCGGCCATTGCCTTCTCGATCCTGGTCGAAGCGTTCAACCAGTGGGTGCGTTTCAACCGCGAGCGCAACGAGCGGCGCCAGCCGTTCCGCCAGCGCACCGCCGACGCCGTGCTGCGGATGCTGGGGGCGCGTCCGGCCAACGGACACGACGACGAAAGCGAGGACGCACACGCCGATGCCGAAGAGCGGCTGCAGCCGGCCGAGCACGAGATGATCCGCAGCGTGCTGGGGCTGGCCGATCGACCGGTGTCGAGCGTGATGACTGTGCGTGCCGACGTGCAGTGGATCGACGTGGCACGCGGGCAGGACGATGTGGTGGCGCGCCTGGTGGCCTCGCCGCATACCCGCCTGCTGGTCGGCGACGGCGATCTGGACAGCCTGCGTGGCGTGGTGCAGAGCCGCGACCTGCTGGCCGACCTGCTGCAGGGCAGGCCGTTGCAGCTGGAAGGCAACCTGCGCGAGCCGCAGTACGTGCTGTCCAGTGCCAGTGCGCTGCAGGCGCTGGAGCTGATCCGCCAGCACCCGGTGCCGCTGGCGGTGGCGGTGGACGAGTACGGCAGCGTGGAAGGCCTGGTGACTGCCAACGACCTGCTGGCCGCGATTGCCGGTGACCTGGTGGATACCCAGGACGAGCGCTATGGCGTGGTCGCGCAGGGCGAAGGCCAGTGGGAGGCCGACGGTGCGCTGACCCTGGATGACCTGCAGCGCCTGGCGGGCGTCTCGCTGCCGCGCAGTGCCGACTACATGACCATCTCCGGGCTGGTGCTGGAGCGGTTGGGCCGCCTGCCGGACATCGGCGACGCGGTGGAGATCGCCGACGTGCGCATCACCGTACTGGCGATGGAGAAGCGCCGCATCGCCCGCCTGCGGGTGGAGCGCCTGCCCGGGGCGTGA
- a CDS encoding metallophosphoesterase, with product MVAVLSTIGLLMGLYVAWRLFWPLRLPAALKVVLSLLLVAVAVQLRIVATFWGTMASPEIPKLAIATLATGSTAVLLLALVMLVLDAGLLLSRLLRRPRAISALRAPRLRPVAAVLALLVSGYGVSQGMAVPKPRQIDVAIKDLPAAFDGYRVLQLTDIHASRLLTGDWVRRVVEQSNALKPDLIVITGDLIDGSVEARRDDAHPLADLHAPDGVIAITGNHEYYAQYQDWMQAFRALHMQVLENSHLQVRRGEAALTIAGVTDPVAARYGLPLPDLDAALAGADPSAPVILLDHRPGNAREAAARGVTLQLSGHTHGGQIIGMDQLVKRANGGYVSGRYEVDGMTLYVSNGAGLWAGFPARIGVPSEITLLTLRRAP from the coding sequence ATGGTTGCAGTGCTGAGTACGATCGGTTTGTTGATGGGCCTGTACGTGGCCTGGCGCCTGTTCTGGCCGCTGCGCCTGCCCGCCGCATTGAAGGTCGTGCTGTCGCTGCTGCTGGTGGCTGTGGCCGTGCAGCTGCGCATCGTCGCCACCTTCTGGGGCACGATGGCCTCGCCGGAGATACCGAAGCTGGCGATCGCCACGCTGGCCACCGGCTCGACGGCGGTGCTGCTGCTTGCGCTGGTGATGCTGGTGCTGGACGCAGGACTGCTGCTGTCGCGCCTGCTCCGCCGGCCGCGCGCGATATCGGCATTGCGCGCCCCCAGGCTGCGTCCCGTGGCCGCTGTGCTGGCGCTGCTGGTCAGCGGCTATGGCGTCAGCCAGGGCATGGCGGTGCCCAAGCCGCGGCAGATCGACGTGGCGATCAAGGATCTGCCGGCTGCGTTCGACGGCTACCGCGTGCTGCAGCTGACCGACATCCATGCCAGCCGCCTGCTGACCGGCGACTGGGTGCGCAGGGTGGTGGAGCAGAGCAATGCGCTGAAGCCGGACCTGATCGTGATCACCGGCGACCTGATCGATGGCAGCGTCGAGGCCCGTCGCGACGACGCACACCCGCTGGCCGACCTGCATGCGCCGGACGGCGTCATCGCGATCACCGGCAACCACGAGTACTACGCGCAGTACCAGGACTGGATGCAGGCGTTCCGCGCGCTGCACATGCAGGTGCTGGAAAACAGCCATCTGCAGGTGCGTCGTGGTGAGGCCGCGTTGACCATCGCTGGTGTCACCGACCCGGTGGCGGCACGCTATGGACTGCCGTTGCCGGATCTGGACGCTGCGCTGGCCGGGGCCGATCCGTCCGCGCCGGTGATCCTGCTCGACCATCGCCCGGGCAATGCGCGCGAGGCCGCCGCGCGCGGCGTCACGCTGCAGCTGTCCGGGCATACCCACGGCGGCCAGATCATCGGTATGGACCAGCTGGTGAAGCGCGCCAATGGCGGCTATGTCTCCGGCCGCTACGAAGTGGACGGCATGACCCTGTACGTGAGCAACGGTGCCGGCCTGTGGGCCGGGTTCCCTGCGCGCATCGGCGTGCCGTCCGAAATCACCCTGCTGACCTTGCGCCGCGCGCCGTGA
- a CDS encoding DUF2306 domain-containing protein, whose protein sequence is MSLPAVAITTRRALRDGQVPASRRQRLLRIGALAWLGSAALGQLLFAVYIVGFYGRSTLAGQPLRWNEVMPHGYVAGATTFNAVLALHLLLAAGIVLGGWLQLWPALRRWAPAVHRWNGRLYVLAAVLLALGGLAMVWVRGGAAGDVSQHLGTSLNALLILWFAVATWWRARQQRLGEHRAWALRLFLAVGGVWFFRIGLMLWLLLNQGPAGFDPETFTGPALTVLAFAQTLLPLAVLELYLRAQRPAGAAHAWRVGVVLLVAAVATLAGSLAAAALMWWPPLAAG, encoded by the coding sequence ATGTCCTTGCCTGCTGTTGCCATCACCACACGCCGGGCGCTGCGCGACGGGCAGGTGCCCGCATCGCGCCGCCAGCGCCTGCTGCGTATCGGAGCCCTGGCCTGGTTGGGCAGTGCCGCACTCGGGCAGCTGCTGTTCGCCGTCTACATCGTGGGCTTCTACGGACGCAGCACGCTGGCGGGCCAGCCACTGCGCTGGAACGAGGTGATGCCGCACGGTTACGTCGCCGGGGCGACCACCTTCAACGCCGTGCTGGCGCTGCACCTGCTGCTGGCAGCGGGCATCGTGCTGGGGGGATGGTTGCAGTTGTGGCCAGCGCTGCGGCGCTGGGCACCGGCCGTGCACCGCTGGAACGGCCGGCTCTACGTGTTGGCCGCGGTACTGCTGGCACTGGGTGGCCTGGCGATGGTGTGGGTCCGCGGTGGCGCTGCCGGTGATGTTTCGCAGCATCTGGGCACCTCGCTCAATGCCCTGCTGATCCTGTGGTTCGCGGTGGCCACGTGGTGGCGCGCACGCCAGCAACGTCTGGGTGAGCACCGCGCATGGGCGCTGCGCCTGTTCCTGGCGGTGGGGGGCGTGTGGTTCTTCCGCATCGGCCTGATGCTGTGGCTGCTGCTCAACCAGGGGCCGGCGGGTTTCGATCCGGAAACCTTCACCGGCCCCGCGTTGACCGTGCTGGCGTTTGCACAGACCCTTCTGCCCCTGGCAGTGCTGGAACTGTATCTGCGTGCCCAACGCCCTGCAGGGGCGGCGCATGCCTGGCGGGTCGGCGTGGTCCTGCTGGTTGCGGCTGTGGCCACCCTGGCCGGCAGCCTCGCCGCGGCGGCACTGATGTGGTGGCCACCGCTTGCGGCCGGCTGA
- a CDS encoding sensor histidine kinase, whose protein sequence is MSDVLSPPPVSLLRRTLWCAGISLALGALLVIDWHPWWTVLPRALALGLAAMLVFTVLERWPGSLPRWLSRWVVQILAVAAVIPLGTLMIYLAGTDAGAPPFWQDADRWTGFLTLNVVGLLVAPWVALAALVRHKDALARHQALAFALERSELERQALEARVQLLQRQVAPHFLFNTLANLQALVDSGSPQASVVMRHLVAYLRGSVPRLQQPVVRMEDEIALVSAYLELMHMRMPDRLRFRLDVAEQVRALGCPGLSVLTLVENAIRHGIDPCEDGGEVVVQVRRDGACCEVCVVDDGRGLSAVAPGLGTGLQTLRQRLQLLYGDAASLQLQAGPERGAIARLRLPARELPA, encoded by the coding sequence ATGTCCGATGTGCTGTCGCCACCGCCGGTTTCGCTGCTGCGCCGAACGCTGTGGTGCGCAGGCATCTCGCTCGCGCTCGGCGCGCTGCTGGTCATCGACTGGCATCCGTGGTGGACGGTGCTGCCGCGCGCGCTGGCATTGGGCCTGGCGGCGATGCTGGTGTTCACCGTGCTGGAGCGCTGGCCCGGATCGCTGCCGCGGTGGCTGTCACGCTGGGTCGTGCAGATCCTCGCGGTGGCGGCGGTGATTCCGCTGGGAACCCTGATGATCTATCTTGCGGGCACCGACGCGGGCGCACCGCCATTCTGGCAGGACGCAGATCGCTGGACCGGGTTCCTGACCCTCAACGTGGTTGGCCTGCTGGTTGCACCGTGGGTGGCGCTGGCGGCACTGGTGAGGCACAAGGACGCACTGGCAAGGCACCAGGCCCTGGCCTTCGCGCTGGAACGCAGCGAGCTGGAGCGGCAGGCGCTGGAAGCTCGCGTGCAGCTGCTGCAACGGCAGGTTGCGCCGCATTTCCTGTTCAACACCCTGGCCAACCTGCAGGCGCTGGTGGACAGCGGTTCACCGCAGGCATCGGTGGTGATGCGCCATCTGGTGGCCTACCTGCGCGGCAGCGTGCCACGCCTGCAGCAGCCGGTGGTACGGATGGAGGACGAGATCGCATTGGTAAGCGCCTATCTGGAACTGATGCATATGCGGATGCCGGATCGGCTGCGGTTCCGCCTGGATGTTGCCGAGCAGGTGCGCGCGCTGGGTTGCCCGGGCCTGTCCGTGCTGACCCTGGTGGAGAACGCGATCCGCCATGGCATCGACCCCTGCGAAGACGGTGGCGAGGTGGTGGTGCAGGTGCGGCGCGACGGGGCGTGTTGCGAGGTCTGTGTGGTTGACGACGGCCGAGGCCTGTCAGCTGTGGCGCCGGGCCTGGGCACCGGCCTGCAGACACTGCGCCAGCGGCTGCAGCTGCTGTATGGCGATGCCGCGTCCCTGCAGTTGCAGGCGGGCCCAGAGCGCGGCGCGATCGCGCGCCTGCGGTTGCCGGCGCGGGAGCTGCCCGCGTGA